A stretch of the Diorhabda sublineata isolate icDioSubl1.1 chromosome 11, icDioSubl1.1, whole genome shotgun sequence genome encodes the following:
- the LOC130450077 gene encoding ABC transporter G family member 20 isoform X2 — translation MLSWKNFMNVVFRLLGIYSTAVSIESATMGDRVEPQAPGPDLVGVNVERPPLVHQHSTIWNRRQNAVSVRHAYKHYGSKKKPNNVLSDLNMTVGKGTIYGLLGASGCGKTTLLSCIVGRRRLNTGEIWVLGGKPGTRGSGVPGKRVGYMPQEIALYGEFTIKETMMYFGWIFGMESKEIYERLQFLLNFLDLPSQNRMVKNLSGGQQRRVSFAVALMHDPELLILDEPTVGVDPLLRQSIWNHLVHITKDGNKTVIITTHYIEEARQAHTIGLMRSGRLLAEESPQVLLTMYQCTSLEDVFLKLSRKQVQVGATDNEEQNMANNISLATLNWSKKEAISVTEESGVVGLNFHQSKEVLVTDSNGHVDGARTPSATQGIKEACDDCGHCSEFTTTGKIRALLQKNFLRMWRNVGVMLFIFALPVMQVILFCLAIGGDPKGLKLAIVNHEKNYTNLTYQECNWERKCSFSNLSCRYIDAINSSTIIKQYYRTPEEAKDAVRMGDAWGALYFTENFTDALVARMALGKDADEETLDQSEVRVWLDMSNQQIGIILQRDLQLSFQNFTKDIFRDCDYNEQLAEIPISFKEPIYGSNQPSFTDFVAPGVILTIVFFLAVALTSSALIIERMEGLLDRSWVAGVTPGEILFSHVITQFVVMCGQTALVLIFMILVFQVECRGDIITVVFITILQGLCGMCFGFVISAICELERNAIQLALGSFYPTLLLSGVIWPIEGMPTILRYISTFLPLTLATTSLRSMMTRGWSIVEPDVYYGFIATIVWIILFLTISLVVLRAKRG, via the exons ATGTTATCTTGGAAAAACTTTATGAATGTTGTGTTCAGATTGTTGGGTATTTATAGTACGGCAGTAAGCAT TGAAAGTGCGACAATGGGCGATCGGGTAGAACCACAAGCTCCAGGGCCTGATTTAGTTGGTGTTAATGTCGAAAGACCCCCATTAGTGCATCAACACTCAACAATATGGAATAGGAGACAGAACGCAGTCAGTGTTCGACACGCCTACAAACACTACGGCTCCAAAAAGAAACCAAATAATGTACTTAGTGACTTGAACATGACCGTTGGCAAGGGAACTAT ATATGGTTTATTAGGAGCATCAGGTTGTGGTAAAACGACGCTTCTTTCCTGTATTGTCGGACGGAGACGATTGAATACGGGGGAAATTTGGGTTTTGGGAGGAAAACCag GTACAAGAGGTTCGGGTGTACCTGGTAAACGAGTCGGATACATGCCACAAGAAATCGCGCTCTACGGAGAATTCACGATCAAAGAAACTATGATGTACTTCGGATGGATCTTCGGTATGGAATCCAAGGAAATTTATGAAAGACTGCAGTTTCTACTCAACTTTTTGGATTTACCTAGTCAAAATCGGATGGTTAAAAATCTTAG TGGTGGTCAACAACGGAGAGTATCATTCGCAGTAGCTTTAATGCACGATCCTGAACTTTTAATCCTTGACGAACCAACGGTAGGTGTGGATCCTTTGCTTAGACAAAGTATATGGAATCACCTTGTACATATTACGAAAGATGGTAATAAAACTGTTATAATTACTACACATTATATAGAAGAGGCTCGACAAGCACATACG aTTGGCCTAATGAGAAGCGGTCGACTTTTGGCGGAAGAATCTCCGCAAGTTTTATTAACTATGTATCAATGTACTTCATTAGAAgatgtatttttgaaattgtccAGAAAACAAGTTCAAGTAGGAGCAACGGATAACGAAGAACAGAATATGGCGAATAACATTAGTTTGGCTACATTAAATTGGTCGAAAAAAGAAGCCATATCGGTGACTGAAGAAAGCGGTGTAGTAGGATTGAACTTCCATCAAAGTAAAGAAGTTTTAGTTACCGATTCGAACGGGCACGTAGAT ggaGCGAGAACTCCCTCTGCAACTCAAGGTATTAAAGAAGCGTGCGACGATTGTGGACATTGTTCCGAATTTACGACAACCGGAAAAATTCGAGCTCTCCTTCAGAAAAACTTTTTAAGAATGTGGAGGAACGTAGGGGTGATGCTGTTCATTTTTGCCTTACCTGTGATGCAAGTTATTCTCTTCTGTTTGGCTATCGGAGGAGATCCCAAAGGACTCAAGCTAGCTATCGTTAATCACGAAAAGAATTATACTAATTTGACCTATCAG GAATGTAATTGGGAACGGAAATgttcattttctaatttaagTTGTCGATATATAGACGCAATAAACTCATCGACAATAATCAAACAATATTATCGAACGCCGGAAGAAGCTAAAGATGCCGTTAGGATGGGGGATGCATGGGGAGCTTTATACTTCACCGAGAACTTTACCGACGCTTTGGTAGCTAGAATGGCTTTAGGAAAAGACGCCGATGAGGAAACGTTGGACCAAAGCGAAGTCAGAGTCTGGTTGGACATGTCTA ATCAACAAATCGGTATAATTCTTCAAAGGGATCTTCAATTATCATTCCAAAATTTCACGAAAGACATATTTAGAGATTGTGATTATAATGAACAATTGGCAGAAATACCGATTTCGTTTAAGGAACCGATCTACGGATCGAATCAACCGTCTTTTACAGATTTCGTAGCGCCCGGTGTTATTTTAAC AATCGTTTTCTTTTTGGCTGTGGCGTTAACGTCGTCCGCTTTGATTATTGAAAGAATGGAAGGATTATTGGATAGATCGTGGGTGGCAG gtGTAACTCCAGGCGAGATACTCTTCTCTCACGTTATAACACAATTCGTTGTGATGTGCGGACAAACGGCTCTAGTTTTAATCTTTATGATTCTCGTGTTCCAAGTAGAATGTAGGGGTGATATTATAACTGTAGTTTTCATTACTATTCTTCAAGGACTATGCGGAATGTGTTTCGGTTTCGTGATATCCGCGATATGTGAACTCGAACGAAACGCAATTCAATTAGCTTTGGGTAGTTTTTATCCAACTTTATTACTTAGCGGCGTCATATGGCCGATAGAAGGTATGCCTACAATTCTCAGATACATATCTACTTTTCTACCTCTGACCTTAGCTACGACGTCGTTGAGGTCTATGATGACAAGAGGATGGTCCATAGTAGAACCCGACGTATACTACGGATTTATCGCTACTATAGTTTGGATAATCTTATTTTTAACGATTAGTTTAGTTGTATTGAGAGCGAAGAGGGGTTGA